A genomic region of Luteibacter aegosomatissinici contains the following coding sequences:
- a CDS encoding acyltransferase: MDVARATACALVVLLHSGASYFYAFGPLWVPAVVFDALGRGAVPMFFMLSGALLLRKHEPIFSFYRRRVVRVLLPLTFWTAVYVFAFGDHSISLFDHFVHYLVTPYGHLWYFYAALGLYLSAPYLGMILRASSDREILVFLGLWFSVSCVLNQVRLLSVMSSDVPTLFGGQLFSGYLGFFVLGAYLQRESVLSWIGGWPSLWVFALSTTGVALATIAYSLRMGRPDQSFFVYQTPLVAVASIAGFVWLTSIRSLPRFPGAAVRVIADSSLGIYCLHPILLSFYQDRLHLGDSIHSTWLKIPVVWLVVFCTALALIHVARKVPPLKRVA; this comes from the coding sequence ATGGATGTCGCTCGCGCCACGGCATGCGCGCTAGTGGTGCTCCTGCATAGCGGCGCAAGCTATTTCTATGCATTCGGGCCGCTCTGGGTGCCCGCGGTTGTATTTGACGCATTGGGCAGGGGCGCGGTCCCTATGTTCTTTATGCTCTCCGGCGCGTTGCTCCTCCGGAAGCACGAGCCGATTTTTTCGTTCTACCGAAGGCGTGTGGTTCGGGTCCTGCTTCCCCTGACGTTTTGGACGGCGGTCTATGTATTCGCGTTCGGTGACCATTCAATCTCGTTGTTCGATCACTTCGTGCACTATCTGGTCACGCCGTATGGGCATCTCTGGTATTTCTATGCTGCCCTCGGCTTGTACCTTTCGGCGCCTTACCTCGGGATGATCCTACGAGCATCTTCGGATCGAGAAATTCTTGTGTTTCTCGGCCTCTGGTTCTCTGTGTCGTGTGTTCTCAACCAGGTCAGGTTGCTTTCGGTGATGTCGTCGGACGTGCCGACGCTTTTTGGTGGCCAGCTGTTCTCGGGCTATCTTGGATTCTTCGTGCTGGGTGCGTATCTCCAGCGTGAGTCGGTTTTGTCGTGGATTGGCGGCTGGCCAAGCCTGTGGGTATTTGCGCTTTCGACCACTGGGGTCGCGCTCGCGACGATCGCGTATTCGCTGCGGATGGGCCGGCCCGATCAGTCGTTCTTTGTGTATCAGACGCCGTTGGTCGCGGTTGCCTCGATCGCTGGTTTCGTGTGGCTTACCAGCATACGTAGCCTGCCGCGGTTTCCTGGTGCGGCCGTCCGAGTCATTGCGGACTCATCGCTGGGAATCTATTGCCTTCACCCAATTCTTTTATCGTTCTACCAGGACCGCCTGCATCTCGGCGATTCCATTCACTCAACCTGGTTGAAGATCCCTGTTGTGTGGCTGGTGGTTTTCTGTACGGCGCTGGCTCTCATTCACGTGGCTCGAAAAGTCCCGCCGCTGAAGCGTGTAGCCTGA
- a CDS encoding mannose-1-phosphate guanylyltransferase/mannose-6-phosphate isomerase: MLIPLILSGGSGTRLWPISRRNLPKQFLSLAGDETLFQQTARRGLSLPDAAAPIVVAADDHRFLAAEQLQEIGITGADILLEPVARNTAPAIAVGALQAQRRDADALLLVLPADHLIGDAASFTDAVARAREAANAGSLVTFGIHPDRAETGFGYIRRGDALDESAFRVGEFVEKPLLDVARRYVDSGLYDWNSGMFLFRADRYLEELGQHSPAMLAAARAAFENANVDLDFIRLDAEAFAAAPSDSIDYAVMEKTAHAAVVPVTCDWSDIGSWDALWLAADKDGDGNHLEGDVIALDTHDSLVRSHDRHLIATIGLKDVVVVTTPDATLVTHRDRSQDVKAIVDRLKAAGRTEHDLHRVVRRPWGLYDSLESGDRFQVKRIVVKPGAALSLQMHHHRAEHWIVVKGVAEVTCDDKIFLLSENQSTYLPLGSRHRLRNPGKVPVELIEVQSGSYLGEDDIVRFDDAYGRA, translated from the coding sequence ATGCTGATTCCACTGATCCTCAGCGGCGGCAGCGGCACACGCCTTTGGCCAATCTCTCGCAGGAACCTGCCCAAGCAGTTCCTCTCGCTTGCAGGCGACGAGACGCTGTTCCAGCAGACGGCGCGCCGGGGGCTCTCGCTACCGGATGCCGCAGCACCCATCGTTGTCGCTGCGGATGATCACAGGTTCCTCGCGGCGGAGCAGCTGCAGGAAATTGGGATCACGGGTGCCGACATCCTCCTCGAGCCGGTGGCGCGCAACACCGCACCAGCCATCGCTGTAGGTGCGTTGCAAGCCCAGCGGCGCGACGCCGATGCCCTGCTCCTCGTACTTCCTGCCGACCACCTTATCGGCGACGCCGCAAGTTTTACAGATGCGGTGGCGCGCGCTCGCGAAGCCGCTAATGCAGGCTCCCTGGTTACTTTTGGCATTCACCCCGATCGCGCGGAGACCGGCTTCGGCTACATACGTCGCGGTGACGCCCTGGATGAGTCAGCATTTCGCGTCGGAGAATTCGTCGAGAAGCCACTGCTCGACGTAGCCAGGCGCTATGTCGATAGTGGGCTGTACGACTGGAACTCCGGCATGTTCCTTTTTCGCGCCGATCGGTACTTGGAAGAGTTGGGGCAGCACTCGCCCGCCATGCTCGCTGCGGCGCGCGCCGCCTTCGAGAACGCCAACGTCGATCTCGATTTTATTCGCCTGGACGCGGAGGCCTTCGCCGCCGCCCCAAGCGATTCGATCGATTACGCGGTTATGGAGAAAACCGCTCACGCCGCCGTAGTACCCGTCACGTGCGACTGGTCGGACATTGGGTCTTGGGACGCCCTGTGGCTTGCAGCGGACAAGGATGGCGACGGCAACCACCTCGAAGGCGATGTCATCGCACTGGATACCCATGACTCCCTTGTTCGCTCACACGACCGACACCTGATCGCAACGATCGGGCTGAAGGATGTGGTGGTAGTCACGACGCCCGATGCGACCCTCGTGACTCATCGCGACCGATCGCAAGACGTCAAAGCGATCGTCGACAGGCTCAAGGCCGCCGGGCGAACGGAACACGACCTACACCGAGTGGTACGTCGCCCGTGGGGCCTCTATGATTCGCTGGAATCCGGGGACCGCTTTCAGGTGAAGCGTATCGTCGTTAAACCCGGCGCCGCACTAAGCTTGCAGATGCACCACCACCGCGCCGAACACTGGATCGTCGTAAAAGGCGTCGCCGAAGTGACTTGCGACGATAAGATTTTCCTGTTGTCAGAAAACCAGAGTACCTATCTCCCTTTGGGGAGCCGTCACCGTCTGCGCAACCCTGGCAAGGTCCCCGTCGAACTTATCGAAGTGCAATCAGGCAGTTATCTTGGGGAAGACGATATCGTTCGCTTCGATGACGCGTACGGGAGAGCCTGA
- the rfbD gene encoding dTDP-4-dehydrorhamnose reductase: protein MKILLLGANGQLGRKFIAEGSLARLGELVAASRDGSVPQGIRGVVGDLADSPALEALLDAERPDIIVNAAAYTAVDKAEAEEDAANVVNGEAPGLLGRWAARHEALVVHFSTDYVFPGDASAPYGTDAAVDPQGAYGRSKLAGEVNLRASGARHFILRTAWVYSDVGHNFLKTMLRLGAERDELRVVADQRGTPTTAALIVAGTMAVLEHYTKDSALPLSGTWHLTAGGETTWHGFAEAIFDEAVATGLLSRRPRVHAIATAEFPTPARRPAYSVLDNRSFSATFSCSLPDWRVGLRETIHALSAH from the coding sequence GTGAAGATCCTCCTGCTTGGCGCGAATGGCCAGCTCGGTCGGAAATTCATCGCTGAAGGTAGTCTCGCTCGCCTGGGTGAACTGGTCGCCGCGTCGCGCGACGGCTCGGTACCCCAAGGCATTCGTGGCGTCGTTGGTGACCTCGCGGACAGTCCGGCACTCGAAGCGCTGCTCGACGCGGAACGTCCCGACATTATCGTGAACGCTGCAGCCTACACGGCTGTCGATAAGGCAGAGGCTGAGGAAGACGCGGCCAATGTCGTAAATGGTGAGGCGCCAGGCCTACTAGGTCGCTGGGCGGCTCGCCATGAGGCGCTGGTCGTACACTTCTCCACGGACTACGTGTTCCCCGGCGACGCATCAGCGCCCTACGGCACCGATGCAGCCGTCGACCCACAAGGCGCGTATGGGCGTAGCAAGCTCGCAGGTGAAGTGAACCTTCGCGCGAGTGGTGCGCGGCACTTCATTTTGCGCACCGCCTGGGTATATTCCGATGTGGGCCACAACTTCCTGAAAACCATGCTTCGCCTGGGCGCGGAGCGTGACGAATTGCGCGTGGTCGCCGACCAGCGCGGGACTCCGACGACCGCCGCGCTCATCGTGGCGGGCACAATGGCCGTCCTAGAACATTACACGAAGGATTCGGCCCTTCCGCTCTCGGGCACATGGCATCTCACAGCGGGTGGCGAGACGACATGGCATGGCTTCGCCGAAGCTATTTTTGATGAAGCCGTTGCTACCGGGTTGCTCTCACGGCGGCCACGCGTACATGCAATTGCCACGGCCGAGTTCCCCACACCGGCACGCCGCCCAGCCTATTCCGTCCTCGATAACCGCTCGTTCTCGGCCACTTTCTCCTGCTCGCTACCTGATTGGCGAGTAGGTCTCCGCGAAACGATTCACGCTCTCTCCGCGCATTGA
- the rfbC gene encoding dTDP-4-dehydrorhamnose 3,5-epimerase, with translation MKFISTTLPGCIVIEPQVFGDSRGFFYESYNEAKYKAAGIDRTFVQSNVSRSARGVLRGLHFQWPNPQGKLVSVVEGEVYDVAVDIRRGSPTFGEWTGVMLTAENHRHFWIPEGFAHGFCVVSEHATFSYQCTALYDAKADGSVRWDDPAIGIDWPLSSPLLSEKDTKAPLLADMPDERLPEFEA, from the coding sequence ATGAAGTTCATCAGCACGACCCTACCCGGCTGCATCGTTATCGAACCGCAGGTATTCGGTGATTCTCGTGGCTTTTTCTACGAAAGCTACAACGAAGCGAAGTACAAGGCTGCAGGTATCGATCGCACGTTCGTCCAATCAAACGTATCGCGCTCAGCGCGAGGCGTGCTCCGGGGCCTGCATTTCCAATGGCCCAATCCTCAGGGCAAGCTGGTGAGCGTCGTCGAGGGCGAAGTGTACGATGTCGCAGTCGATATCCGCCGCGGTTCGCCGACCTTTGGCGAGTGGACGGGTGTCATGCTCACTGCCGAGAACCATCGCCACTTCTGGATTCCCGAAGGATTCGCCCACGGGTTCTGCGTGGTCTCCGAACACGCAACGTTCTCGTATCAGTGCACCGCTCTTTACGACGCCAAAGCGGACGGTTCCGTGCGCTGGGATGATCCAGCCATAGGCATCGACTGGCCGCTGTCGTCGCCGCTACTCTCCGAAAAGGACACCAAGGCGCCACTCCTGGCCGATATGCCGGATGAGCGGCTTCCGGAGTTCGAAGCGTGA
- the rfbA gene encoding glucose-1-phosphate thymidylyltransferase RfbA, whose translation MTTKGIILAGGSGTRLYPITQAVSKQLLPVYDKPMIYYPLATLMLAGIRDVLVINTPHEQALFQRLLGDGSQWGVNITYAAQPSPDGLAQAFLIGEDFIGNDPSCLVLGDNIFYGVGLTERMKRAASRERGATVFGYWVRDPERYGVAEFDASGKVVGLEEKPTAPKSNYAVTGLYFYDNRAVDFAKALKPSPRGELEITDLNRCYLDDNSLHLEQLGRGYAWLDTGTHESLMEAGEYIQTIENRQGLKVCCPEEIAYVNKWIDAEQLLRLAQPLAKTGYGQYLQNLIKQGYVG comes from the coding sequence ATGACCACGAAGGGCATCATCCTCGCCGGCGGCTCCGGCACACGGCTGTATCCCATCACGCAGGCCGTGAGCAAGCAGCTCCTGCCGGTGTACGACAAGCCCATGATCTACTACCCGCTTGCGACGTTGATGCTAGCGGGCATTCGCGATGTGCTCGTCATCAACACGCCGCACGAACAGGCGCTGTTCCAGCGCTTGCTCGGCGATGGCAGCCAGTGGGGCGTGAACATCACATATGCCGCTCAACCCTCACCCGATGGATTGGCGCAAGCCTTTCTCATCGGCGAGGATTTCATTGGCAATGACCCTAGCTGCCTGGTTCTGGGCGACAATATCTTCTACGGTGTCGGTCTCACTGAGCGGATGAAGCGGGCAGCGTCGCGCGAGCGCGGCGCCACGGTCTTTGGTTATTGGGTGCGAGATCCCGAGCGCTATGGCGTTGCCGAGTTCGATGCGAGCGGCAAGGTCGTGGGCCTCGAGGAGAAGCCCACCGCACCGAAGTCGAATTATGCGGTGACGGGCCTCTACTTCTATGATAACCGCGCCGTTGATTTCGCTAAGGCACTCAAGCCATCACCGCGTGGTGAGCTTGAGATCACCGATCTTAATCGCTGCTACCTGGATGATAATTCGCTGCACCTTGAGCAGCTGGGCCGTGGCTACGCCTGGCTCGATACTGGCACGCATGAATCACTCATGGAGGCAGGCGAGTACATCCAGACGATTGAGAACCGCCAGGGCCTGAAGGTCTGCTGCCCAGAAGAAATCGCCTATGTGAACAAGTGGATTGACGCCGAGCAATTGCTTCGCCTTGCGCAGCCACTTGCAAAGACTGGCTACGGTCAGTACCTGCAAAACCTGATCAAGCAAGGCTACGTCGGATGA
- the rfbB gene encoding dTDP-glucose 4,6-dehydratase has protein sequence MQTLLVTGGAGFIGANFVLRTIGRGATVVNLDKLTYAGNLQTLASLDGNPRHHFVQGDIGDRALVASLLAAHRPDAVVNFAAESHVDRSIDGPAAFIETNVVGTLGLLEATRDHWRSLEPDAASTFRFLHVSTDEVYGSLGETGLFTETTPYAPNSPYSASKAASDHLVRAFHHTYGLPVLTTNCSNNYGPYQFPEKLIPLVIQKALAGEPLPIYGDGMNVRDWLFVEDHCSAISRVLDAGRLGETYNVGGNSERANIVVVKTICAILDDVAPRADGMKYESLITFVRDRPGHDRRYAIDASKLKDELGWTPGHTFETGIRATVQWYLDNSAWVRGILDGSYKLERLGA, from the coding sequence ATGCAGACCTTGTTAGTAACCGGCGGTGCCGGGTTCATTGGCGCAAATTTCGTGCTCCGGACCATCGGACGCGGGGCGACGGTCGTCAACCTCGACAAGCTGACGTACGCCGGGAACCTCCAGACGCTCGCATCCCTGGACGGGAACCCCCGCCACCACTTTGTACAGGGCGACATCGGTGATCGGGCGCTGGTGGCCTCCCTTCTTGCAGCGCACAGGCCGGACGCCGTAGTGAATTTCGCGGCCGAATCCCACGTCGATCGTTCGATCGACGGCCCGGCGGCGTTTATCGAGACTAACGTCGTGGGTACGCTTGGCCTGCTCGAGGCGACCCGCGATCACTGGCGCTCGCTGGAACCGGATGCGGCCTCGACTTTCCGCTTCCTCCATGTTTCTACCGACGAGGTCTACGGCTCCCTCGGTGAGACCGGCCTCTTCACAGAGACCACGCCCTACGCCCCCAATTCGCCATACTCCGCCTCCAAGGCGGCGTCCGACCACCTTGTCCGTGCCTTTCATCACACCTACGGCCTCCCCGTACTTACGACGAACTGTTCGAACAACTATGGCCCCTACCAGTTTCCCGAAAAGCTGATTCCCCTCGTCATTCAGAAGGCCCTCGCAGGGGAGCCCCTTCCTATCTACGGCGATGGCATGAACGTGCGCGACTGGCTCTTCGTGGAAGACCACTGCAGTGCCATCAGCCGCGTACTCGACGCTGGCCGCCTGGGCGAAACCTATAACGTGGGCGGCAATTCCGAGCGCGCGAATATCGTGGTGGTCAAGACGATTTGCGCCATCCTCGACGATGTCGCGCCTCGGGCGGACGGAATGAAATACGAATCGCTCATCACCTTCGTCCGCGACCGTCCTGGTCATGACCGTCGCTATGCGATCGATGCCAGCAAACTTAAAGATGAGTTGGGCTGGACCCCTGGCCACACATTCGAGACCGGCATCCGTGCCACGGTGCAGTGGTACCTCGATAACTCCGCCTGGGTGCGCGGCATCCTCGATGGCAGCTACAAACTGGAGCGACTCGGCGCATGA
- a CDS encoding trans-sulfuration enzyme family protein, protein MISKDNVGELGLGTRAIHAGQHPDPSTGAIMTPIYATSTYVQSSPGVHQGFEYSRTQNPTRMAYEGCVADLEGGIAGFAFASGLAAAATVLEMLDSGSHVIAMDDLYGGTYRLFDKVRRRSAGLDFSFLDLNDEAALSAAVTPKTRMIWAETPTNPMLKLVDLERLGRFARERDILLVVDNTFCSPILQRPISHGADLVLHSATKYLNGHSDIVGGIVVAATQEVADQMAFLQNSVGAIAGPFDSFLAMRGLKTLHLRMRAHCEGALELARWLEAHPAIERVIYPGLQSHPQHELAARQMAGFGGIISAVVRGGLAPATRMLERCSLFALAESLGGVESLIEHPAIMTHASIPASTRAALGISDGLIRLSVGVEDIVDLRRELDVALTA, encoded by the coding sequence ATGATTTCAAAGGATAATGTGGGCGAGCTTGGGTTGGGGACCCGAGCGATCCACGCCGGTCAGCATCCCGACCCGTCGACCGGTGCGATCATGACGCCGATCTATGCGACTTCGACGTACGTCCAGTCGAGTCCAGGCGTGCATCAGGGCTTCGAGTATTCGCGTACCCAGAATCCCACTCGCATGGCGTACGAGGGATGCGTGGCCGATCTCGAAGGGGGTATAGCCGGGTTTGCGTTCGCCTCCGGCCTTGCTGCAGCGGCCACTGTCCTCGAAATGCTCGATTCAGGTAGCCACGTCATCGCGATGGACGATTTGTACGGTGGCACCTACCGGCTGTTCGACAAGGTACGTCGTCGCTCCGCTGGCCTCGATTTCAGCTTCCTGGATCTGAACGACGAAGCGGCGCTTAGCGCGGCGGTCACCCCCAAAACCCGGATGATCTGGGCGGAGACCCCCACCAACCCCATGCTCAAGCTGGTGGATCTGGAGCGTTTGGGTCGCTTCGCGCGCGAGCGCGACATTCTCCTGGTCGTGGACAACACCTTCTGTTCGCCGATCCTGCAGCGTCCTATCAGCCACGGCGCGGACCTGGTGCTGCACTCGGCCACGAAGTACCTAAACGGGCATTCGGACATTGTCGGCGGCATCGTGGTCGCGGCGACGCAGGAGGTCGCGGACCAGATGGCCTTCCTGCAGAATTCGGTCGGCGCAATCGCGGGGCCGTTTGATAGTTTCCTCGCCATGCGAGGTCTCAAAACCCTGCACCTGCGCATGCGTGCCCATTGCGAAGGCGCACTCGAACTCGCGAGATGGCTTGAAGCGCATCCGGCCATCGAGCGCGTTATCTACCCGGGCCTGCAATCGCATCCGCAGCACGAGCTTGCGGCTCGCCAGATGGCTGGCTTTGGCGGCATCATCAGTGCGGTTGTCCGTGGTGGCCTCGCACCGGCGACCCGGATGCTCGAGCGCTGTTCCCTCTTCGCCCTCGCGGAGTCGCTGGGGGGCGTCGAAAGTCTTATCGAACATCCCGCAATCATGACCCACGCCTCCATCCCGGCCAGTACCCGGGCCGCGTTGGGCATCAGTGATGGACTTATACGGTTGTCAGTGGGCGTTGAAGACATCGTCGATCTGCGCCGAGAGCTTGACGTTGCCCTGACGGCCTGA
- a CDS encoding ABC transporter permease, with protein sequence MKDFSISPISMVRSLVQHRSLAMSLIRREVIGRYRGSVLGTLWSFFNPLLMLLIYTFVFSVVFQARWKGGSGSKTEFAMVLFSGLLVFNVFSECLTRAPTLILMNFNYVKKVVFPLEILPVVSQGAAVFHGMVSFVVWFVFYVTFFGLPPVTAWLFPFILLPLMFLLLGLGWFLASLGVYLRDVSQFVGLLVTALMFLSPIFYPASALPERYQAIMSLNPMTHVIEQVRSVLIAGIVPAWHSYLIQLAGSMLVAWLGYSWFQKTRKGFADVL encoded by the coding sequence ATGAAAGACTTCAGCATATCTCCCATATCGATGGTGCGATCCCTGGTGCAGCACCGGTCGCTTGCCATGTCGCTAATCCGGCGCGAGGTCATCGGACGCTATCGTGGTTCCGTGCTCGGCACCCTGTGGTCGTTCTTCAACCCGCTACTGATGCTCCTGATCTATACCTTTGTATTCAGCGTCGTCTTCCAGGCGCGGTGGAAGGGTGGTAGCGGCTCCAAGACCGAATTCGCAATGGTGCTGTTCTCCGGCTTGCTCGTGTTCAACGTGTTCTCCGAGTGCCTCACCCGAGCGCCAACGCTGATCTTGATGAACTTCAACTACGTCAAGAAGGTGGTTTTTCCACTTGAGATCCTTCCTGTCGTCTCGCAGGGAGCTGCAGTGTTCCACGGAATGGTGAGCTTCGTGGTGTGGTTCGTGTTCTACGTGACGTTTTTCGGCCTGCCACCAGTAACTGCATGGCTGTTTCCGTTCATCCTCCTCCCCTTGATGTTCCTGCTACTGGGGCTTGGATGGTTTCTCGCGTCGTTGGGGGTGTACCTGCGCGACGTCTCTCAGTTCGTAGGCCTCCTGGTCACCGCGCTCATGTTCCTTTCGCCGATCTTCTATCCGGCCTCGGCGTTGCCGGAACGCTATCAGGCGATCATGAGCCTCAATCCAATGACGCATGTAATTGAGCAGGTGCGCAGCGTGTTGATCGCGGGCATCGTTCCGGCGTGGCATAGCTACCTGATCCAACTGGCTGGTTCCATGCTCGTGGCATGGCTTGGCTACTCGTGGTTCCAGAAGACCAGGAAAGGATTTGCCGATGTCCTCTGA
- a CDS encoding ABC transporter ATP-binding protein, giving the protein MSSEIAIRVEGVTKTFEIYESPRDRLKQFFLPRLQKLFGGVPRRYYREFHALGGVSFTLSKGETVGIIGRNGAGKSTLLQIICGTLAASHGSIEVSGRVAALLELGAGFNADFTGRENVFLNGELLGLSREEMKKRFAEIEEFAGIGEFIDQPVKTYSSGMYVRLAFAVQACVDPEILIVDEALSVGDIGFQYKCFKRMEELRRRGVTILMVTHSTGNILDYADRCIILDGGRITTDTNDVLAAVLMYEKGMMASRPKPPEVAAIELGETVDVQQLLAIQASTTNVDMSEKRFGSARAIIESMQVLRPDGTTLEERPVLRSGEEVRFRFTIASAEVIDDVALGISISRTQGGDVWGDNNIRAGLPITLRPGRQVFEYTAKLPISAGDYLVHCGLSCIQNGSREELDQRRPIQSLKFWSAREQVGVVFAPVTVSEGAA; this is encoded by the coding sequence ATGTCCTCTGAGATCGCTATTCGCGTCGAAGGTGTCACCAAGACCTTTGAAATCTATGAATCGCCACGCGATCGGCTGAAGCAATTCTTCCTTCCGAGGCTGCAGAAGCTCTTCGGTGGTGTTCCTCGCCGCTACTACCGTGAGTTCCACGCTCTGGGCGGTGTGTCGTTCACGCTCTCGAAGGGTGAGACCGTCGGCATCATTGGTCGTAACGGCGCTGGCAAGTCGACGTTGTTGCAGATCATCTGTGGAACCCTAGCGGCATCGCATGGATCTATCGAAGTCAGCGGACGGGTTGCGGCATTGCTTGAACTCGGCGCCGGTTTCAATGCGGACTTCACTGGACGCGAGAACGTGTTTCTCAACGGTGAACTGCTCGGTCTGTCGCGTGAGGAGATGAAGAAGCGATTCGCTGAGATCGAAGAGTTTGCAGGTATCGGCGAATTTATCGATCAGCCAGTCAAGACGTACTCAAGCGGCATGTACGTGCGCCTCGCATTCGCCGTGCAGGCCTGCGTGGACCCTGAAATCCTGATTGTCGATGAGGCCCTTTCGGTCGGTGACATTGGCTTCCAGTACAAGTGCTTCAAGCGAATGGAGGAGTTGCGACGCCGCGGTGTCACCATCCTGATGGTCACCCACTCCACCGGCAATATCCTCGACTATGCCGATCGGTGCATCATTCTTGACGGCGGCCGCATCACCACCGATACGAATGACGTGCTTGCGGCTGTCCTTATGTATGAAAAGGGCATGATGGCTTCACGCCCGAAGCCACCAGAAGTCGCGGCAATCGAGCTTGGCGAAACGGTCGACGTCCAGCAGTTGCTCGCTATCCAGGCTAGTACGACAAACGTCGATATGTCCGAAAAGCGCTTTGGATCGGCGCGGGCCATTATCGAATCGATGCAGGTCCTTCGGCCCGATGGCACCACGCTGGAGGAGCGGCCCGTATTGCGCTCGGGTGAAGAGGTTCGCTTCCGATTCACAATCGCGTCGGCGGAGGTCATCGACGACGTCGCGCTAGGCATTTCGATCTCGCGTACACAAGGCGGCGACGTCTGGGGCGACAACAATATTCGTGCCGGTTTGCCGATCACGTTGCGGCCGGGCCGCCAGGTGTTCGAGTACACGGCAAAGCTTCCGATTAGCGCGGGCGATTATCTTGTGCATTGCGGGCTGTCGTGCATCCAAAATGGCTCGCGAGAGGAGCTTGACCAGCGTCGCCCGATCCAGTCGTTGAAATTCTGGTCAGCGCGCGAGCAGGTTGGCGTGGTATTCGCGCCGGTGACCGTTTCTGAGGGCGCTGCATGA